A portion of the Girardinichthys multiradiatus isolate DD_20200921_A chromosome 23, DD_fGirMul_XY1, whole genome shotgun sequence genome contains these proteins:
- the LOC124860738 gene encoding proteoglycan 4-like produces MKTHPEAHKRKESPQSQNPSGSQDQSTPRTTPASPLTQTMQTPPNHLPQIEKGPTSVTGTKTRNQKPSRNHPGLSDAHTHPRSTTYPHPRMKPTPTPTFEQIPEHIRRWTPRLTPSHPLPQTLRPASRMCSLKERVPAMRWDLPANFGGPYARRCTKGPRARARRPGMHYPKTPATYLPGPKAPKAQPGPQPGSRYTPGTPSPQARPRPTQAQAPREHLMQPPDVSPESHQSPTPAGTTAPSARPPRDPSPGTPQTPQPRHPPESATTPHRTKPKAPHPY; encoded by the coding sequence ATGAAGACCCACCCCGAGGCCCACAAAAGGAaagagagcccacagagccaaaacccaTCCGGAAGCCAAGACCAGTCCACCCCGAGAACAACCCCGGCCAGCCCTCTCACtcaaaccatgcagacccctccgaACCACCTCCCCCAGATAGAAAAGGGGCCAACGTCAGTAACCGGAACcaagacaaggaaccagaaaCCGAGCCGGAACCACCCAGGACTAAGCGACGCCCACACCCATCCAAGGTCAACCACCTATCCCCACCCCAGAATGaaacctacacccaccccaacattcgaACAAATCCCAGAGCACATAAGACGTTGGACACCCAGGTTGACCCCGTCCCACCCCCTCCCGCAGACCCTCCGCCCCGCCAGCAGAATGTGCTCCTTGAAGGAAAGAGTACCTGCCATGAGATGGGACCTACCTGCCAATTTCGGAGGCCCCTATGCCCGCCGATGCACCAAAGGCCCCCGAGCCAGGGCCAGGCGCCCAGGAATGCACTACCCCAAAACCCCGGCGACATACCTGCCAGGACCCAAGGCCCCCAAGGCCCAGCCAGGGCCCCAGCCTGGGAGTCGATACACCCCAGGAACCCCGAGCCCCCAAGCCCGCCCCAGACCCACCCAGGCGCAGGCCCCCCGAGAGCATCTCATGCAGCCACCAGATGTCTCCCCCGagagccaccaaagccccaCCCCGGCCGGGACCACAGCCCCCAGCGCCAGACCCCCCAGAGATCCCAGCCCAGGGACACCCCAAACGCCCCAACCCAGACACCCCCCCGAATCCGCCACAACGCCCCACAGGACGAAGCCAAAGGCGCCCCACCCCTACTAG